The Corynebacterium simulans genome contains a region encoding:
- a CDS encoding class I SAM-dependent methyltransferase codes for MKQTRALATLARSWRLLRSFRFEQTAPEIFYGGLAEDTALLIDALCHDVGTQLAGARVLDVGGGPGYFAEAFARRGARYFGVEPDAGEMSAAGIQLTNAVRGDGTQLPFAADTFDITYSSNVAEHIPHPWDMGEEMLRVTKPGGLVVLSYTVWLGPFGGHETGLWEHYVGGAFARDRYTRRHGHLPKNVFGTSLFAVSAREGLKWAEAITSSGAAPGGASVDSSTLVATFPRYHPSWAWWVTRVPVLREFLTSNLVLVLRR; via the coding sequence ATGAAACAAACCCGTGCCTTGGCCACGCTCGCGCGTTCGTGGCGCCTGCTACGTTCTTTCCGCTTTGAGCAGACTGCGCCGGAAATTTTCTACGGCGGTCTGGCCGAAGACACTGCACTGCTCATCGACGCCCTTTGCCACGACGTCGGCACCCAACTCGCCGGCGCGCGCGTTCTCGACGTAGGCGGCGGCCCGGGCTATTTCGCAGAGGCCTTCGCCCGCCGCGGGGCGCGCTACTTTGGCGTTGAGCCCGATGCGGGCGAGATGTCGGCCGCGGGAATCCAGCTGACCAACGCGGTGCGCGGAGATGGCACGCAGCTGCCCTTTGCTGCAGATACCTTCGACATCACCTACTCCTCCAACGTGGCCGAACATATCCCGCATCCGTGGGATATGGGAGAAGAGATGTTGCGCGTGACCAAGCCCGGCGGATTGGTTGTGCTCAGCTACACCGTGTGGCTGGGCCCCTTCGGCGGGCATGAGACCGGCCTGTGGGAGCACTACGTCGGCGGCGCCTTCGCCCGCGATCGCTATACCCGCCGCCACGGCCACCTGCCGAAGAACGTCTTCGGCACTTCGCTTTTCGCGGTCTCTGCCCGCGAGGGCCTTAAGTGGGCGGAAGCTATCACCAGCAGTGGCGCCGCACCTGGCGGCGCCTCAGTGGATAGTTCGACGCTAGTAGCGACGTTCCCGCGCTACCACCCCAGCTGGGCGTGGTGGGTCACGCGGGTGCCCGTCCTGCGCGAGTTCCTTACCTCAAACCTCGTCCTCGTGCTACGCCGCTGA
- a CDS encoding DUF3068 domain-containing protein translates to MKRLINWSSRMTKVIVAAIVFLLLGSVLPPLYNNQARPLPDDLNFTIDTAPTQGPAINVSRAVQHKKPADTHGNPDCDAKDAPLYCYAEERDVSLKRTTRTSPTADDAVASADSLLQVTSNGQTIAEIKENSLLNRESAYPVAGPNSSQQVDIAPLNISAAGHDFSRDGISYFFPAKAEQRSYPYFDPMTQTTAPIDFTGTEKRETIPTYIFHQEIEPVALAYSLGVLQQQTPDEKATRTSPEKLQRSGPAQAMFDEESLRRFGLDPTEHVSLEPFYTVTRDVWVEPTTGTIVDAHEDIKIFLATDQDQAKKMVAEDDTADRSLFQANLNWSDATKKERLDTVRTTINNVKILSIVGWLGKVIGVILLAYAAFMYMRRHRVGA, encoded by the coding sequence ATGAAGCGGCTGATTAACTGGAGCTCGCGGATGACGAAGGTGATCGTCGCCGCAATCGTCTTTTTGCTCCTCGGTTCTGTGCTGCCGCCGTTGTACAACAATCAAGCCCGGCCGCTGCCAGATGACTTAAACTTCACCATCGACACCGCTCCTACCCAGGGCCCAGCAATCAACGTCAGCCGCGCTGTGCAACACAAGAAGCCAGCGGATACCCATGGCAACCCTGACTGCGATGCCAAGGATGCTCCACTCTATTGCTATGCAGAGGAACGAGACGTTTCGCTCAAACGCACCACCCGCACCTCGCCTACTGCCGACGACGCCGTGGCTTCCGCCGATTCCCTCCTCCAGGTCACCTCGAATGGCCAGACTATCGCGGAGATCAAGGAAAACTCTCTGCTCAACCGCGAATCAGCTTATCCGGTAGCAGGGCCCAATAGCTCACAGCAGGTTGATATCGCCCCGCTGAATATCTCTGCGGCAGGCCACGACTTTTCGCGCGATGGCATCAGCTACTTCTTCCCGGCTAAGGCGGAACAGCGCAGCTACCCGTATTTCGATCCGATGACGCAGACCACAGCGCCCATCGACTTCACCGGCACCGAAAAGCGCGAGACGATTCCGACCTACATCTTCCACCAGGAAATTGAGCCGGTTGCCTTGGCCTATTCGCTGGGTGTCTTGCAGCAGCAAACCCCCGATGAGAAAGCCACACGCACGAGCCCAGAGAAGCTACAGCGCTCCGGCCCGGCGCAGGCGATGTTCGATGAGGAGTCGCTGCGCCGCTTCGGGCTGGACCCCACCGAGCACGTCAGCCTCGAGCCTTTCTACACGGTCACGCGTGACGTCTGGGTAGAACCAACCACCGGCACCATCGTCGATGCTCATGAGGACATAAAGATTTTCCTCGCCACCGACCAGGACCAGGCGAAGAAGATGGTTGCCGAGGACGACACTGCCGACCGCTCCCTCTTCCAGGCCAACTTGAACTGGTCCGATGCCACCAAGAAGGAACGTTTGGACACGGTGCGCACGACCATCAACAACGTGAAGATTCTCAGCATCGTCGGCTGGTTAGGCAAGGTCATCGGCGTTATCTTGCTGGCCTATGCCGCCTTTATGTACATGCGCCGCCACCGTGTCGGCGCCTAA
- a CDS encoding DUF2613 domain-containing protein produces MALETDSLNKRTLGPAVGSTVVGIALGVITIIGIAQFSNADAVPSDGAVSASDAVMGGPEYGSRN; encoded by the coding sequence ATGGCACTCGAGACGGACTCCCTCAACAAGCGCACCCTCGGCCCCGCCGTGGGCAGCACCGTCGTGGGCATCGCCCTCGGCGTCATCACCATCATCGGCATCGCGCAGTTTTCTAATGCTGATGCAGTTCCGTCGGACGGTGCAGTTTCCGCTTCTGATGCCGTAATGGGCGGCCCGGAGTACGGCTCTAGGAACTAA
- a CDS encoding acyltransferase family protein, whose protein sequence is MASHSSLKSLPRHISELDGMRGCAALGIVVTHVSFQTGTGWGIAERFDYFVSVFFALSAFLLWRRRALHSPRDYAWSRVGRLAPAYLVCVVLVFALLPDAHSATATQLFSNLTGTQIYVVDGLAPGLTQLWSLCVEFAFYLVLPLLAAVMRGWSRRRRAWAIAVAAVLSWGWGFVPFVADYAKGDVNSQIWPPAYASWFAVGMLLAEAETARGQFPGWLKRALRMRWAWWLAACGCLWLASREWFGPRGLAHPEPGEFARRIMVGAVFAVCVMAPVALAPRKSSLLSNQWGQALGRWSYSLFLWHVAVLSVVFPLLGVPLFSGKVVDFCVVFAVTVAGSLLVSAVSYAVVEEPGRRLVGQFARRLGHRTQASEAAHKQVTRTESPA, encoded by the coding sequence GTGGCTTCCCATTCTTCCTTAAAGAGCCTACCCCGCCATATTTCTGAGTTGGATGGTATGCGAGGCTGCGCTGCTTTGGGAATTGTGGTCACGCATGTCTCCTTTCAAACGGGCACCGGTTGGGGGATTGCGGAGCGTTTCGATTACTTCGTTTCGGTGTTCTTTGCGCTGAGCGCTTTCCTGCTGTGGCGCCGGCGCGCCCTGCACAGCCCGCGGGATTATGCGTGGTCCCGCGTGGGACGCCTGGCGCCTGCGTATCTGGTGTGCGTGGTGCTGGTATTCGCACTGCTTCCCGACGCCCATTCCGCCACCGCTACCCAGCTATTCAGCAACCTAACGGGCACGCAGATTTATGTAGTCGACGGTCTGGCGCCGGGGCTTACGCAACTGTGGTCGCTGTGTGTGGAGTTCGCGTTTTATCTGGTGCTGCCGCTGCTGGCGGCGGTGATGCGCGGATGGTCGCGGCGGCGCAGGGCGTGGGCCATTGCCGTGGCGGCGGTACTGAGCTGGGGCTGGGGGTTTGTTCCCTTCGTGGCTGATTACGCCAAGGGGGACGTGAATTCGCAGATTTGGCCGCCGGCGTATGCCTCGTGGTTTGCAGTCGGGATGCTGCTGGCTGAAGCAGAAACTGCGCGCGGGCAGTTTCCTGGGTGGCTAAAACGTGCGCTGCGGATGCGGTGGGCGTGGTGGCTGGCGGCGTGTGGCTGCCTGTGGCTGGCTAGCCGCGAGTGGTTTGGCCCGCGGGGTTTGGCGCATCCGGAGCCAGGTGAGTTCGCGCGACGCATCATGGTGGGCGCGGTCTTTGCGGTGTGCGTGATGGCGCCTGTGGCTTTGGCCCCACGGAAGTCTTCGTTGCTGAGCAACCAGTGGGGGCAGGCTTTGGGGCGTTGGTCCTACTCGCTGTTTTTGTGGCACGTTGCGGTGTTGTCGGTGGTCTTTCCCTTGCTGGGAGTGCCGTTGTTTTCGGGCAAGGTCGTGGACTTCTGCGTGGTCTTCGCGGTGACGGTGGCGGGCAGCCTGCTGGTCTCGGCCGTTAGCTACGCCGTGGTGGAAGAACCCGGAAGGCGGTTGGTTGGTCAGTTCGCGCGGCGGCTGGGCCACAGGACGCAGGCTAGCGAGGCAGCGCACAAGCAGGTCACGAGGACCGAATCGCCGGCATAG
- a CDS encoding universal stress protein, with translation MSNGETMLIAYDGSTRAARAMEHAARLLRPRHVEILTAWEPMARQAARAVSRTGMHQSTVAPEAVEDDPAYEEALRICRQGVEVAENLGLSGRAHLVESVTTIASAIVDAAQELDVDIIVTGTRALSGFRGWWTNSTAEHIVRNAGLPVFIVPPELDDDAEEEDS, from the coding sequence ATGAGTAACGGTGAGACGATGTTAATTGCTTACGACGGCTCCACTCGGGCAGCCCGCGCGATGGAGCACGCAGCCCGCCTGCTGCGCCCGCGCCACGTCGAGATTTTGACGGCGTGGGAGCCGATGGCCCGTCAGGCAGCGCGTGCGGTCAGCCGTACTGGCATGCACCAGTCCACGGTGGCGCCGGAAGCGGTGGAAGATGATCCGGCCTATGAGGAAGCGCTGCGGATTTGTAGGCAAGGAGTCGAGGTTGCAGAAAACCTGGGCCTTTCCGGCCGCGCCCACTTGGTGGAGTCGGTGACCACGATTGCCTCCGCTATTGTCGACGCCGCGCAAGAACTCGACGTCGATATCATCGTCACCGGCACCCGCGCTCTCAGTGGCTTCCGCGGCTGGTGGACCAACTCCACGGCCGAGCACATCGTGCGTAACGCTGGCCTTCCGGTCTTTATTGTTCCGCCCGAGTTGGACGACGACGCGGAGGAAGAAGATAGCTAA
- a CDS encoding glycosyltransferase family 4 protein, with protein sequence MKILLLCWRDSTHPQGGGSERYLERVGEYLAAQGHEVVFRTARHMNAAKREHREGFLYSRGGAKFSVYPRAWLAILAGRLGLGDAKNIDVIVDTQNGIPFFAKLVSKAPTVLLTHHCHREQWPVAGPLLARLGWFLESKVAPSVYRNSPYVTVSQASKQDLEELGIKGAHIIENGVDPLPEHVPTLQRETAIHLVTLSRLVPHKQIEHAMDTVAKMPGAVLDVIGSGWWEAQLREYAERIGVASRVRFRGQVTEDYKHALLALADVHLMPSRKEGWGLAVMEAAQHGVPTVGYSFGLRDSVIPGQTGVLVDTEEEFVRAVRELVADANLRRQLGENARELAAHYSWEKTGRAFEKLLTQTARATAGSQKARTD encoded by the coding sequence ATGAAGATTCTTTTACTGTGCTGGCGTGATTCCACCCACCCGCAGGGCGGTGGCTCGGAACGCTATCTGGAGCGCGTCGGGGAGTATCTGGCGGCGCAAGGCCACGAGGTGGTCTTCCGCACCGCGCGGCACATGAATGCTGCAAAGCGTGAGCATCGCGAAGGCTTTTTATATTCTCGCGGCGGTGCCAAGTTCAGCGTGTATCCGCGCGCGTGGCTAGCCATTTTGGCCGGGCGCTTGGGGCTTGGCGACGCCAAGAACATCGATGTCATCGTCGATACCCAGAACGGCATTCCTTTCTTCGCCAAACTGGTCTCGAAAGCGCCAACTGTTTTGCTCACCCATCATTGTCATCGCGAACAATGGCCGGTTGCGGGCCCGCTCTTGGCGCGTTTGGGATGGTTCTTGGAGTCGAAGGTTGCGCCAAGTGTCTACCGCAATAGCCCTTATGTAACGGTCTCGCAGGCTTCGAAGCAGGATTTGGAAGAGCTGGGAATTAAAGGCGCGCACATCATCGAAAATGGTGTCGACCCACTGCCAGAACATGTGCCGACCCTGCAACGCGAGACGGCCATCCATCTGGTGACGCTCTCGCGGTTGGTTCCGCACAAGCAGATTGAACATGCGATGGACACGGTGGCAAAGATGCCTGGCGCGGTCCTCGACGTCATCGGTTCCGGCTGGTGGGAAGCGCAGCTGCGTGAGTACGCCGAGCGCATTGGAGTGGCCTCGCGGGTTCGCTTCCGCGGGCAGGTTACCGAGGACTATAAGCACGCTTTGCTTGCGCTTGCCGACGTCCACCTCATGCCCTCGCGCAAAGAAGGCTGGGGGCTGGCAGTGATGGAGGCCGCGCAGCACGGTGTGCCGACGGTGGGCTATTCCTTCGGGCTGCGCGATAGCGTCATCCCGGGCCAGACTGGCGTGCTGGTCGATACCGAGGAAGAGTTTGTGCGGGCAGTCCGCGAGCTTGTTGCGGATGCGAATTTACGCCGTCAGTTGGGCGAGAATGCCCGTGAGCTGGCAGCACACTACTCCTGGGAGAAGACGGGGCGCGCTTTTGAGAAGTTGCTAACGCAGACCGCTCGTGCGACGGCGGGTAGCCAGAAGGCCCGGACGGACTAG
- a CDS encoding alpha-(1->3)-arabinofuranosyltransferase domain-containing protein: MNAQSRWRIGGLLALAVFVFTQPFGLVAADTKHDLTANPLGFLRGATSAYTEVFTLGQLQNQAYGYLFPQGPFFLLTSPLPDWVAQRLWWLLVLGVGFWGFHRLIYASLPPQFRGLRREGIRREISPVWPFLAALLYALSPRALTTIGAISSETWPVMLAPWVILPFLRRELTWRCAAAAVLPVAAMGAVNATATLAACVPAAVVLLYRRAWRPGLVWLAGCAAVSLWWIVPLLVLGRYAPPFTEFIESSYVTTRWLNLPEILRGTTSWAPFVDTERVAGYALATQPFFGLVTMTVAAIGLYGLARLPRVWPVMACVGIAILGTHAAWYLHALDGPLAALRNLHKFDPLVRIPLLLGFAAATSALPLPRVRDEWLRPGRRQAVAVLVAAIACASFSPAWTGRLLPKGAYEKVPEYWHEAADFLNTHAQGTRTLLFPEASFARQNWGWTRDEPAQPLLDVPWAVRDAIPLVPPEAIRGLDGVVAALHEDPATGSAALRRLGIGAVLLRHDLASTEGANGRDDSPLAAWRDASSYGGQVHSFGPDDEVEVIILPPADDAVGTLTSANPVRVAGGGESLAFLDAHGDGSAPAYELVDRDADIVTDTPTLTDRNYGTLDGPISAPLAEGDPSTVNNRLRDYPSAGPLTKVVSHGGTVRASSSAADADAFGGANPARSRTAAVDGENSTAWWPAPGDTGWLELNKDPNTPAWHAPVVKLMATAHTEVTVRSGSAKVKVKLKPYRSREVRVPGGDTRSIRIDLSERVGIANAQVVGSPIERVVTVPATSPDVHQFFFQQLAQDTRILIRDFTVPRTMRLELDARKPVLIDGVRYNPGAHLTLRSGTHRVRSTGGWISLREVGWSPAAASKRTSGTIEATGQDRLLITGNAFNPGLQGHLDSEAGSIDLAPREINASLQAFVIPAGRSGSFRMSFAAARTYKAALGLGGALALLTVAGCLLSLRRRPTAPWQPDDGRGAHILAAVCGLGTLSLLGLPAVLAGVAAWVVLRWTSLSAAPLAAALTAAAGTMLARAPWASGSYAGDSVLVTCLCAASLACVLWPSRRAN; this comes from the coding sequence ATGAATGCGCAGTCCCGCTGGCGCATAGGCGGGCTTTTAGCTCTCGCTGTTTTCGTATTTACCCAGCCCTTTGGCTTGGTTGCGGCGGATACCAAGCACGATCTCACCGCTAACCCCCTAGGCTTTCTACGCGGGGCGACCAGCGCCTATACCGAGGTCTTTACGCTCGGCCAGTTACAGAACCAGGCTTATGGTTATCTTTTCCCGCAGGGCCCGTTTTTTCTTCTTACCTCGCCGCTGCCGGATTGGGTAGCTCAGCGCTTGTGGTGGTTACTCGTCCTAGGCGTGGGCTTTTGGGGCTTCCACCGGCTGATTTATGCGTCTCTTCCTCCGCAGTTCAGAGGCCTTAGGAGGGAGGGCATTAGGCGGGAGATTTCGCCCGTCTGGCCTTTTCTTGCGGCGCTGCTGTACGCGCTTTCGCCCCGCGCGCTGACTACGATAGGCGCAATTTCCTCGGAGACCTGGCCGGTCATGCTGGCGCCGTGGGTCATCCTGCCCTTCTTGCGCCGGGAGCTAACGTGGCGCTGCGCTGCGGCAGCAGTTTTGCCGGTGGCAGCGATGGGCGCGGTCAATGCCACCGCTACCCTCGCGGCGTGTGTTCCGGCAGCGGTGGTGCTTTTGTACCGCCGAGCCTGGCGTCCCGGCCTTGTGTGGCTGGCTGGCTGCGCAGCGGTTTCTCTGTGGTGGATAGTGCCGCTTTTGGTGCTGGGGCGCTACGCCCCGCCGTTTACTGAGTTCATCGAGTCTTCCTATGTCACCACCCGCTGGCTAAACCTGCCGGAAATTCTCCGCGGCACCACCAGCTGGGCACCCTTCGTCGACACGGAGCGCGTAGCCGGATATGCACTGGCCACCCAGCCTTTCTTCGGGCTGGTCACCATGACGGTGGCAGCAATTGGCCTCTACGGCCTAGCACGACTGCCACGAGTCTGGCCGGTCATGGCCTGCGTGGGCATCGCTATCCTCGGCACCCACGCCGCCTGGTATCTCCACGCGCTCGACGGCCCGCTCGCCGCGCTAAGAAACCTCCACAAGTTCGATCCGCTCGTGCGCATCCCCCTGCTGCTCGGTTTCGCCGCGGCAACCTCCGCCCTGCCCCTGCCGCGGGTGCGGGACGAGTGGTTGCGGCCGGGGCGTCGCCAAGCGGTGGCGGTGCTGGTGGCCGCCATTGCTTGCGCGTCCTTCTCGCCCGCGTGGACTGGGCGCCTGCTTCCCAAGGGCGCCTACGAAAAGGTCCCGGAGTACTGGCACGAGGCTGCGGACTTCCTCAACACCCATGCCCAGGGCACGCGCACGCTGCTGTTCCCCGAGGCTTCTTTCGCACGCCAAAACTGGGGTTGGACACGCGATGAGCCGGCACAGCCGCTTCTCGACGTCCCGTGGGCCGTCCGCGACGCCATCCCCCTCGTCCCACCCGAGGCCATTCGCGGACTCGACGGCGTGGTGGCAGCCCTCCACGAAGATCCCGCCACCGGTAGCGCCGCGCTGCGCCGCCTCGGCATCGGTGCGGTGCTGCTGCGCCACGACTTAGCGTCTACAGAAGGCGCGAACGGCCGCGATGACTCCCCGCTGGCGGCCTGGCGCGATGCTTCCTCCTACGGCGGGCAGGTCCACTCCTTCGGCCCTGATGACGAGGTGGAGGTCATCATCCTCCCGCCTGCCGACGACGCCGTAGGCACACTGACCTCCGCCAATCCCGTCCGCGTGGCCGGCGGCGGGGAGTCCCTGGCCTTCCTGGATGCCCATGGTGACGGTTCGGCTCCTGCCTACGAGCTCGTCGATCGTGACGCCGACATCGTCACCGATACGCCCACGCTGACCGACCGCAACTACGGCACCCTCGACGGGCCCATCTCCGCGCCTTTGGCCGAGGGAGATCCCTCGACGGTGAATAACCGCCTGCGCGACTACCCCTCCGCCGGGCCGCTGACAAAGGTGGTTTCGCACGGCGGCACAGTCCGCGCTTCTTCCTCGGCTGCCGACGCCGATGCCTTCGGCGGCGCCAATCCCGCGCGCTCGCGCACCGCTGCTGTTGACGGCGAAAATTCCACCGCCTGGTGGCCCGCCCCCGGCGATACCGGCTGGCTGGAGCTAAACAAGGACCCGAATACGCCGGCGTGGCACGCGCCGGTGGTCAAGCTCATGGCCACTGCCCACACCGAGGTCACCGTGCGCTCGGGAAGCGCGAAGGTCAAGGTTAAGCTCAAGCCCTACCGCTCCCGAGAAGTGCGCGTGCCGGGTGGGGATACCCGCAGCATCCGCATCGATCTTTCCGAGCGCGTGGGCATCGCCAACGCGCAGGTCGTGGGCTCCCCCATCGAGCGCGTGGTCACCGTTCCGGCGACTTCCCCGGACGTCCACCAGTTCTTCTTCCAGCAGCTAGCCCAGGACACCCGTATCCTCATCCGTGACTTCACGGTGCCCCGCACCATGCGGTTGGAGCTGGACGCCCGCAAGCCCGTGCTTATCGACGGTGTGCGTTATAACCCCGGTGCGCACCTCACCCTCCGCTCCGGCACCCACCGCGTGCGCAGCACCGGCGGATGGATCAGCCTGCGCGAGGTGGGCTGGTCACCGGCCGCCGCCAGCAAACGAACCTCCGGCACCATCGAAGCCACGGGGCAGGACCGGCTGCTTATCACCGGCAATGCGTTTAACCCCGGCCTGCAGGGCCACCTCGATTCGGAGGCCGGCAGCATCGACCTCGCGCCGCGAGAGATCAACGCTTCCCTCCAGGCTTTTGTTATTCCCGCAGGCAGAAGCGGTAGCTTCCGCATGAGCTTTGCCGCGGCGCGTACCTATAAGGCCGCGCTTGGCTTAGGCGGCGCGCTGGCCCTGCTGACCGTGGCCGGCTGCCTGCTTTCTCTTCGCCGCCGCCCCACCGCGCCGTGGCAGCCAGACGATGGCCGCGGCGCCCACATTCTCGCTGCAGTATGCGGCCTGGGTACGCTCAGCCTGCTCGGCCTGCCCGCCGTACTCGCGGGTGTAGCTGCGTGGGTGGTGTTGAGATGGACGTCGCTAAGCGCTGCTCCTTTAGCCGCCGCCCTGACGGCGGCGGCTGGGACCATGCTTGCCCGCGCGCCGTGGGCCAGCGGCAGCTATGCCGGCGATTCGGTCCTCGTGACCTGCTTGTGCGCTGCCTCGCTAGCCTGCGTCCTGTGGCCCAGCCGCCGCGCGAACTGA
- a CDS encoding glycoside hydrolase family 3 N-terminal domain-containing protein produces MELSPSPMFSARTAATAVLTLGLGFGLASCDSEQPESTQEPAASSSAPGAASASAAPSTTPSEEVPVPVDRRQLAASVLMPPAVNYDDALAKLQAGAGGIFIPSWADPALLSEPGRDINALRAAVGRDFQVSIDFEGGRVQRFSEILGEHPAPAQMAAEHSPEEVEQMGAEIGRVLKEHGINVDFAPVLDVDGGELEVVGDRSFSTDPKQAGEYGAAFARGLESAGVKAVFKHFPGHGRASGDTHLGEAVTPPLEELYGHEFVPFQEAIPAAPAAGLMMGHLVVPGLGDGQTPASINPAAYQLAREQLHYGGPIYTDDIGGMASIADTMNVPQAVVAALASGADMPLWSTDAEFPAAVDAVAAALDDGTLTDVQLQASAQRLTGGKLPE; encoded by the coding sequence ATGGAACTTTCCCCGTCCCCGATGTTCTCGGCCCGCACTGCGGCTACCGCTGTCCTCACGCTTGGGCTTGGTTTTGGCCTGGCTTCCTGCGATAGCGAGCAGCCGGAAAGTACGCAGGAGCCCGCGGCGTCGAGCTCGGCGCCTGGTGCGGCGTCGGCAAGCGCGGCACCGAGTACAACCCCCAGCGAGGAAGTGCCTGTGCCCGTGGACCGCCGCCAGCTGGCCGCATCGGTGCTCATGCCGCCCGCGGTGAACTACGACGACGCGCTGGCCAAACTGCAGGCCGGCGCCGGCGGAATCTTCATCCCCAGCTGGGCAGACCCGGCGCTGCTCAGCGAGCCAGGACGCGACATTAACGCCCTGCGTGCGGCAGTGGGCCGCGATTTCCAAGTCTCCATTGATTTCGAAGGCGGGCGTGTACAGCGCTTTTCCGAAATCCTCGGCGAGCATCCCGCGCCTGCGCAGATGGCCGCCGAGCATAGCCCAGAAGAGGTCGAGCAGATGGGGGCCGAGATCGGGCGCGTGCTGAAAGAACACGGCATCAACGTGGACTTCGCGCCGGTTCTCGACGTCGATGGTGGCGAACTCGAAGTAGTAGGCGACCGTTCCTTTTCCACCGACCCCAAGCAGGCCGGCGAGTACGGCGCGGCTTTTGCCCGCGGCCTGGAATCGGCGGGAGTAAAGGCTGTGTTCAAGCACTTCCCAGGTCACGGCCGCGCTTCCGGTGACACCCATCTCGGCGAGGCTGTGACTCCGCCGCTGGAGGAGCTTTACGGCCACGAGTTTGTGCCTTTCCAGGAGGCGATCCCGGCGGCTCCTGCGGCGGGACTCATGATGGGGCACCTCGTTGTGCCGGGGCTGGGCGACGGGCAAACCCCCGCCTCCATCAATCCCGCGGCATACCAGCTTGCGCGCGAGCAGCTGCACTATGGCGGGCCTATCTACACCGATGACATCGGCGGCATGGCCTCTATCGCAGACACCATGAACGTCCCGCAGGCGGTGGTGGCTGCGCTGGCTAGCGGCGCGGATATGCCACTGTGGTCCACGGATGCTGAATTCCCCGCGGCTGTCGATGCGGTGGCCGCAGCACTCGATGACGGCACGCTCACCGATGTGCAGCTGCAAGCCTCCGCCCAACGGCTTACGGGTGGAAAATTGCCCGAATAG